One Aegilops tauschii subsp. strangulata cultivar AL8/78 chromosome 2, Aet v6.0, whole genome shotgun sequence genomic window, ATCACGGATTTTAGGCCCGTCAGTCTTGTTCACGGGGCGCTCAAGATCTTCGACAAAGCTCTGGCTGTCAGGCTTGCTGGCGAACTGCCGTCCCTCGTGGGTAATCATCAGAGTGCATTCGTAGCAGGGAGGTCCTTACATGATAATTTCATGCTCGTTCAGTGCACAGCCCGGCGCCTCCACGCGCTGCGTGACCCTTCTGTCATGTTGAAGCTTGACATATCCAAGGCCTTCGACTCAATTCAATGGCCTTTCCTGCTTGAGGTGATGAGACAGATGGGTTTTAGGCGGAGATGCATCACTTGGATCTGTGGCATGCTTTCCACTTTGTCCACTAGAATCTTGGTCAATGGGAGGCCAGGCGATGCCATCTTTAACTGCCGCGGGCTCAGACAAGGGGGGCCGATCTCTCCTATGCTCTTCATCTTATGCATGGAGCCACTCCACCGGCTGTTTGCGAGAGCCACTGATACGGGTTTGCTGGCCCCACTGGCACGCTCGGGCCTCAAACAAAGACTCTCCATGTTCGTCGATGATGTCATGGTTTTTCTCAAGCCAAAATCTCAGGAGCTCTCAGTGTGCTCGTCGATCCTCGACATGTTCGGGCACGCTTCGGGGCTGCATGTGAACCTTGCCAAGACGGCAGGCTTTCCCATCCGGTGCTCCTAGGAGGAAATGCAACTCGTCCGCGATATGCTTGGTTGCTCGACGGCAGAGTTCCCGTGCAAATACCTTGGCCTCCCCCTCACCATAAGGAAGCAAACGGCAGTGCAATTTCGTGGACTCGTGGACTAGCTCGCCGCGATGCTGCCACACTGGAAGGCAACGACTCTGCCAAAGAGCAGCAGACTCCTTCTCATCCAATCAGTTCTCACAGCGATGCCCATCCATTCAATGTTAGCTCTGGGGCTGCCACCCAAAACGCTCGCAGCAATGACCAAAATCTGTCGGAGTTTTCTGTGGAGCGGCAAGGCGGAGGCAGGAGGAGGCGCATGTGCAGTCGCCTGGGACGTCGTCTGCCGTCCAAAGTGGGCAGGCGGTCTTGGCGTGCTGGACTTGCGTTGGATGAACGTAGCTTTGCAGACAAAGTGGATCTGGTTACAAAAGACGGACACCTCCAGGCCGTGGGCGGAATTTGCCATTCCCGTGCCCAAGGAGTCAAGACTTCTCTTCCAGACGGCAGCGCGCGTGCACCTTGGCGATGGCAAGAACACTTTGTTTTGGGAGGATCGATGCCTTATGGGATCCCGCATCCAAGAGCTTGCGCCACGTCTCTATGACCGCATCCCGGCGCGTGTGAAGAAATCTAGAACCGTCTACGAAGCCATAGGCTCAGATGCTTGGGCGCGTGACCTCGGGCCAGCCATTGACCACACCACCTTGGAGCAATTCTTGTCCCTATGGCCCGCGGTCGCGGCCACCCGCCTGAATGAGCACGACAGCGACGCTATTACCTGGGCCTGAGCAAGGAGGGGCAATTCTCGGCCAGATCGGCCTACCAGGCCAAGTTTTGGGGGCTCCAGGTTTCACCCACGGCTTCGCTCTCCTGGGACTCGCGAGCGCCGCTCAGATGCAGGTTCTTTTCCTGGCTAGCCACTAAGGAGAGGTGCTGGACCTCGGACCGACTGGCGAGGCGGGGATTACAGCACCAGGACGCATGCCCGTTGTGCGATCAACATGATGAAACGATAAACCACCTGCTTCTGCACTGCATTTTCGTCCGACAAGTGTGGACTCGAGTCCTGCCCGCGCTGGGCATGGGGCATGCTGAGCCTCGCCAGGAAGAGACGCTATCGGACTGGTACGTGCGCAGCGGGCTGGACAGGATGACCAAGAAGCGAGCAAGGCCGAGGCGCGCGACTTGCTTGCTAGTCCTCTGGGAGGTGTGGAAGCACCGGAACGAAGTTGTGTTCAATGGCAGGACTCCATGTCTTGGAGACTTGTTGAGGAAAATTGCTAGCGAATACGTGCTATGAAAAGACGCGGGACTGCTCCGCGGCGATGACGATATGCACCAGGGCATCGAGGCAGCTCTAAGATGGGCGCAGGGCGAGTAGTCACATAGTGTGCCGGGTAGAGTTAGGTGGAGTTGACGTGGGTGTCATGTAGCCGTGCCCTGTAAACTATTTTGGGGTTCTTTTCCCCTTCTTCTCTTAATAGATGATACGCACACTCATGCTTATTCGAGAAAAAAGTAGACAGGTTCGCCGAGCCCCTGCGCCACTTGTGCTTCCGTTTCAAGTTTTTTAACTATCGAGGTTAAAGTTTCTGGAATCACGCGGAATGCATGATGTGTCTCTCTAGGCGCAGACCCCTGCCATCCTGTCCACGTGCGACACGAAGGCCTCGCCGGCCCGCGGGCCCTACGCCCAGAACGTCACCGTCCACGTACCGACGCAGACACTCGGCTCACGGCTCACGGCTCGCCCGCGTCGTGCAGACGTGCGGCGCGCGCGCACCACTCGCTCCGCCAACCACACCCCACGACACCGGCGGCAAGGCGAAGCGCAGCGGGCCCCACCGCAGCTTGCCTTCCCGTCCaggctccagcctccacggggtccACGCTCCCACCCAACAGAATAAAACCGTCGGGCACGGCACGGACGGCCACCAGCGCCCCTCCCCGAGCACCGGCCTccaacaaaaagaaaaaaaacaccaGCCGGCGCGTGCACGCAGACGGTCCAGACGCCAGGCAGACGCGGATGGGCAGCCTCGCCGGCGGGGTCGGGGCCAGGCGGCCGCGGTTCCTGTGCCTGCACGGCTTCCGGACCAGCGGCGAGATCATGCGGAAGCAGGTGGTGGGCAAGTGGCCCGCCGAGGTCACGGCAAGCCTCGACCTCGTCTTCGCCGACGCGCCCTTCCCCGCCGAGGGCAAGTCCGACGTCGACGGCATCTTCGACCCGCCCTACTACGAGTGGTTCCAGTTCGACAAGGTCCGCCCCGCCTCCACCTTCCCTTCCTCCCACGGTCGCACCATCCCGCCCATATCCCCATTGCCTGATCTAATTCTGCCAATCTCCTGCGTCCAACTTTGGTGGAGCCAGTGCCACCTTTTTGTTAGCTTTTGTACTAACTCCTCCCCAGAATGTCGGCCTGCGGATCTGAGTTTATTTTTTACCCACGTTGTATTCATGGAGTTTTTTCTCTCTTTGAAAACAGGGATTCACGGAGTACAGGAATTTCGACAAATGCCTGGCTTACATCGAGGAGCTGATGATTAAAGAAGGGCCCTTTGATGGGCTGATGGGTTTCTCCCAGGTAACAGGACTGGGATCACCTCTTCCCTAAACATATTTGCTGTCACTATATTGTCAATTAACGATTGCAAATTGTCATGGTAATACCAGGGTTCGATTCTATCTGGCGCACTTCCGGGGCTCCAAGAACAAGTAAGCTGACAGATTCTGATAACCTTACCACATCAACTCCAGTTCGACTGTTCCACTAGTAGTTCTTCCTAAGATGTGCCGAATTGCTGATAGAGCTGCAACGTTCTTTACCTCACCGTTTTGTGTTTTGTTGGCAGGGATTGGCCTTGACTAGAGTTCCTAAGATCaaatatctcataatcataggcGGGGCCAAGTTCCGCTCACCCGCAATAGCCGATAAGGCGTACGCCAACATGATCAAAATCCCCTCGCTTCACTTCCTCGGTACTTCAATATGTtcttcacagattagtccttTACAGTTGCCATGCTGGTTGTGGTTGGTTGTTGGCTAGCGTATGTTCTCTCAGTTGCTTCCTAGGCGGTGTGTGCGTATGGCTGTCTCCTTATCATATTTATTTTCCAGCCGGCATGCCTACTTCATGTGCAGTTATGTTCTAGTGTTTATTATGTGATTAGGAAATGTACTTAAAGTACTCTCACCAACTGTGTGCTTCTTTTGTATCATACTTATAAAAAAACTTCCAAAGGCTTCATGTACTCTAACGATAGTACTCATGAAAAACTTCCAAGAGCTCGATGTATTCTAATGATGGTAAACAGCATATTATTAGGGGATAATTTACAGAGGAAGGACATACCATAGGATCATCCATGACATAGTTTACACTCTGAACGATATATATTGTGTGAGGTCAAGCTTTGACATATCATCTGATGACACCATTTCTAGGGGTATATTATTCCCATGGTTACTTAGTCGATAGTCAAATTCTCATATCATTCCATGTTGAGTGTTCATTTTGGAAGATTTGAAGCCTTCGTAGGTCAACTGAGTAGTGAGCAAGTAACATGGGAGCATTAACACACCGGTTTATTTGATTTGCAGGCGACAATGACTTTCTTAAACCCCATGGTGAGCAGCTCATAGAGTCATTTGTGGATCCATTCATTATACGGCACCCAAAGGGCCACACAGTCCCAAGGCTTGTTGGTAAGCTCATATTTCCATCTACGAAGTCCTCTGAACGGCATAAGTTTAGGCAGTAATATCGATCCAGTTGTAGTGCTAATGTTGATATTTAGAAGTCCGGAAGAGATTAGTAGGTAAACTGTAAACATGAGAGATTTGTGATTGGAGGCCACAGGATCACAAACTTAAGCTGCAAAATAAACTTCAGTATTGCTCTGTTGATCTGATTCAGGGTTCGATATCTGTACATGCACCGGCGGAGCTatgatgccccccccccccccccaccccaccaGCTTTGGACCAAGCAGTGAAGAATTTTTTTGGGGGGAGTGCCTAGATGATAACTTTTTTAGCATTTTGCACCCTCAAACACTCATGCGTTAGCCTTGCCCCCTGCCCCCACCAGCAGTTTGTACCTAGCTCCGCCACTGTGTACATGCTAAACATATTTCTGGATGGAAGAACTTCAAATAGCTCTTGGGGTTCAAGCGACCTATCAGTTTCTTGGTTCACTACTATGCATCGATATGAACGCCCTAAACTTTCTAACGTAAAATCACGCTTGTTGTTGTATGCAGATGAGACGAGTTTGGAAGTCATGTCCCGTTTCCTTGACAAGATGGAAAAGGAGATATCTGAACTTCCATCCGTCAAGGCCGAGGCCGAAGCAGCCGCTGATGTTGACGAAAAAGAAGTGTGCATCTGATAGCACCTCAAGGATTAGTGCCTGAATACACATCAAATACGCATATAGGCAAATCATACAGCTGTGACCTCCTTAGTTTTGTGTTGTTGCAAGTGTGTGTGATTATTATTCAATAATGATAGCTATCGTCTAGCTCTTTGCCACTACTCCTTCACATCCTATGGACCTAGTATATTTTCTCGTGTTGATACTGTATCTCTATAGTACAACAAATAACACGAGGAAAAAAAACGGAAGTACAAGATCCGTGTAAAATACATGTAGAATTTGTTAAGCTAAGGAAGAGAGAACATTGTGTGACCAACatatggttggatggttaggaggacaacGGTATCCTCAGCCCACCAGGTTCAAATCATGGTGCTcgcattttttgaatttatttcaggattttcggTAATACATGTTCAAAAAAAAAACTGCATGTTCCAATTTTTTTTTACAAATACTGTACAGAAATAAAGAACAGACGGCCTCGGCCAACACTCAGCAAGACCATCTCGTCTCATGTTCTTTCCGAGCCAAACAAAAATTGAAGCATGGAATCACCCGATTGGCAGAACCATACAGAAGCAATAGCGCGGCGGAAGCAACACCAAGTACAAATCAGAGTGGCGCAGCACAGCAGCGACCCAAACCCGAGAGAGATGGCCGCGGCAGCTCACCTCCGTTGTCACATCGTCTTCAATTCGGCGAGCAACGCCCGGCGTCACACGCAGGCCTCCGCCCCGTCGCTCTCGCGCGGTCGCCTCCCAACGGCTCGAaagcctcccgtggccggctgccaGCGCCACGGCGTAGGGGCCTTGGAACTAGGCGACGGAGCGGCGAGGCGGCCGGCGCCGCGGTTCCTGTGCCTGCACGGGTTCCGCACCAGCGGGGAGATCATGCGGAGGCAGGTGGCCCGCCGGCGTCACGTCCCGCCTGGACCTCGCCTTCGCCGACGCGCCCTTCCCCGCCGAGGGCGACTCCCCGGTGCGCGGCGTCTTCGACCCGCCCTACTACGAGTGGTGCCACTTCGCCGGCGAGGTCAGTCCGGCGGGCCTCCGACAGACCAGGTAGTGCGCAGTTGACTTTCCAGTTAGACTGACAGGCAAGATCACTTCACACCtgggatcgatcgatcgatctCGGGACAGGATTTTTTGAAGTACAAGAACTTCGGCGAGTGCTTGGCCGGCATCGAGGAGCTGATGGTGAGACAAGGGCCGTTCGACGGACTGTTTGGTTTCTCTCAGGTGGTAAACTACTTCAACTTGGGTTCCATTAGCTTCGAGCTTCGTTTCAGACATCAATCGTCATACTCATACTACTCCGATGAACTGATGAGTAGTACTATTGTGATCATCATATTCAGGGCGCCCTCCTGTCGGCCGCGCTTGTTGGTCTCCAGCAATAAGTGAGTTGTTAATCGTCCTCGTCGTCTCCTGCAGTTCATGCTACTTCTTTGGATCGACTGCGGCTAAATCGACCTGAGCATTTTGTTCTTGTGTTCTATGGCAGGGGTTGGCCTTGAACATGGTTCCTAGGGTGAAGTACGTTATGATCATATCCGGTGCGAAGATCCAATCCCCGGCATTGGCTGCCAAGGCGTACGCCAACAAGATCAACTGCACTTCGCTTCACTTCATTGGTAACTGCCATCTTATCGTCTTAGCAATTGTCAGCAGAAGTGTAGTGAGCAACTGCAATGGCTGAAGCTGCAGTTCCTTGCGCGCAGGTGACGGTGACTTCGTGAAGGCCCACGGCGAGGAGCTGGCGGACTCGTTCGTGGATCCACTTGTCATACGCCACCCGGCCGGACACACGGTCCCCAGATTCGGTAAGCACGCCACGCCTAGCCTGTAAATTTGGAAGACAGCATTTGGGTTCATGGCCGAACGTTCAGAAAGGTGCAAGACAAGGTTATTGACTGAGTTTTGCTAGTTtacattttgttttgtttttgtgaTCGACATTTGCAGACGAGAAGGGTCTCCAAGCGATGCTCGGCTACCTTGACAAGATTGAAAGGGATCTGGCGAGAGATTAATCAATTGTGCTGACCACCACTCTGTTTCATGAGTTTATGGCACAATAGTGATATAACATGGGTGGCTGACATTTGAAGACCACGATAACCGTTTGACACAAGACTGCAGAGAAGAGAAAAGTATTAGGCTGTTACTATCTCTATTCCAGTGAATAAGAAGCGCTCGCATTTATTTTAGAGATTTAACGAAATAGTGGAGACCGTGAACCAGCCATTGGTTGGTGCAATAATATATATTCATTCGGCAGGAGACAGTTCTGAAGATCACGGAAATGCTGGGAGAAACGTATGAAAGAGCAAATATAAACTTTTGGGTTGTGCTTAGGCCTTTTTATTATCACAGTACAGACGCGGATGCTCATACACATGCACATACACCCACCCCTGTCACGCACGTACGCACACCTTATCCTTATGAGCCCCTTTGAGAGTCCGAGCCGACACATCATCTTGTACTTAGGCTTGACAGAGGTTGTTGTCTGCCTCATATGTTCCTTGgctttctttttatttttgccCTTTCTACAATTTATTTTCATGTAATAAATGAAAATCGACAAGGAGGCTCATTGtttcaaataaaataaaattgggggGAGACAAAGTTCACATCAACATTGTTTAACTCAAAACATCGGTAATGGTATAACTCAAACTTGATGCTTCGCCTATGGCTCTAGTCTCCAcatgtgcgtgtgtgcgtgtacTCGGTGATTCTAAAAAGTTTGAATCATTATTCAAACACTCAAacacattttttttaaatttaaTAATATTCTCTTGAGCATTCCTTTTGGGGAATAAAGGCCAATTTTGATCACATTCATGCTGTGTGATGCCTGCCGTGGAGGGTCCGTGGGAGCTGCCTGGTGTTTGTTTGATCGGAGTCCAGGAAAATGTAGCGCTAGCCTGGCTAGAATACTCAGGCAGATAGTTAGCCTGCGAGGCATCCTTTTTCAGTCACCTGGACTGTGGACTGCAGCTGCCTGGCCCTAATAAAGTGATGTGCACACGGGCGGAACCATGATTTGAACATAGGGGGGACCGAGTCACGGCAAAAGGAAAATAACGTGACAAATGTATTGAATGTTTCTGATAAATTATACGGTCAGTGGAGCAATTTTTTAATATATTTGTACTAGTTTAAATTTGGCTTTTGACTGCCAACAAGAGCAAATGAGCTCATCCGCAAAAAAGAGAGAGCAAATGAGCATATAATTGGTTCAAACGAATATATAATTTTCCTCTTCATAACTACACAATTGACAATAAATTAAATGTAAATGATATAATCAATGCATCATCCCTAATTTGCAGTACATATCTGACTAATTCATCTAAATCAAGGAACTGCTGCATCCCAATCCAGATTTTTGGATCCGTAACATAGTACAAATCAATGGGAGACTGACGGTAGGATTTTCTTGCACGTCGGTAGTCGTGTGGTCGCCGGGCGCCACATGGCAGCTTCACCCATTGTCGCTGGTCCGGATTAGTAGTGCAGTGCCGCCGTCGGCGATCTGTGAACAATAGTTGATCTACAGTGATTCGCAAACAGTAGTATCGCCCCTGACTTGCCTTCTTCATTTTATACAAGAGGTCACTGTAGCTCCGTGACATCTCTTATGCAAGTCAGAGGATCCGGTTCCACTAAACT contains:
- the LOC109765485 gene encoding uncharacterized protein, which produces MGSLAGGVGARRPRFLCLHGFRTSGEIMRKQVVGKWPAEVTASLDLVFADAPFPAEGKSDVDGIFDPPYYEWFQFDKGFTEYRNFDKCLAYIEELMIKEGPFDGLMGFSQGSILSGALPGLQEQGLALTRVPKIKYLIIIGGAKFRSPAIADKAYANMIKIPSLHFLGDNDFLKPHGEQLIESFVDPFIIRHPKGHTVPRLVDETSLEVMSRFLDKMEKEISELPSVKAEAEAAADVDEKEVCI